In one Oryza glaberrima chromosome 2, OglaRS2, whole genome shotgun sequence genomic region, the following are encoded:
- the LOC127762804 gene encoding DExH-box ATP-dependent RNA helicase DExH12, protein MANLGGGAEAHARFKQYEYRANSSLVLTTDSRPRDTHEPTGEPETLWGRIDPRSFGDRAVQAKPPELEEKLTKSRKKKAAAADPDDLHRHDAKRRRRAAAAQREVSVLSLTDDVVYKPQTKETRAAYEALLSVIQQQFGGQPLDVLGGAADEVLAVLKNDKIKSPDKKKEIEKLLNPISNQMFDQIVSIGKLITDFHDASAGDSAAAPSGDGMDTALDDDIGVAVEFEENEDDEESDFDQVQDDLDEDEDDDLPESNAPGAMQMGGELDDDDMQNSNEGLTINVQDIDAYWLQRKVSQAYEDIDPQHSQKLAEEILKIIAEGDDRDVENRLVMLLDYEKFDLIKLLLRNRLKIVWCTRLARAEDQEQRKKIEEDMMGNPTLTPILEQLHATRASAKERQKNLEKSIRDEAKRLTKSENTGIDGARDRRAVDRDMESGWLKGQRQLLDLDSLSFHQGGLLMANKKCELPPGSFRTPHKGYEEVHVPALKAKPYETGEKIVKISDMPEWAQPAFAKMTQLNRVQSKVYETALFKPDNILLCAPTGAGKTNVAVLTILQQIGLHMKDGVFDNTKYKIVYVAPMKALVAEVVGNLSARLSAYGITVRELSGDQNLTKQQIDETQIIVTTPEKWDIVTRKSGDRTYTQMVKLLIIDEIHLLHDNRGPVLESIVSRTVRQIETTKEHIRLVGLSATLPNYEDVAVFLRVRSDGLFHFDNSYRPCPLAQQYIGITVRKPLQRFQLMNEICYEKVMASAGKHQVLIFVHSRKETAKTARAIRDTALANDTLNRFLKDDSASQEILGSQAELVKSSDLKDLLPYGFAIHHAGLARVDRELVEELFADKHIQVLVSTATLAWGVNLPAHTVIIKGTQIYNPEKGAWTELSPLDVMQMLGRAGRPQYDTHGEGIILTGHSELQYYLSLMNQQLPIESQFISRLADQLNAEIVLGTIQNAREACSWLGYTYLYIRMLRNPTLYGLPADIMETDKTLDERRADLVHSAANLLDRNNLIKYDRKTGYFQVTDLGRIASYYYISHGTISTYNEYLKPTMGDIELCRLFSLSEEFKYVSVRQDEKMELAKLLDRVPIPVKESLEEPSAKINVLLQAYISRLKLEGLSLSSDMVYIRQSAGRLLRALFEIVLKRGWAQLAEKALNLCKMIDKQMWNVQTPLRQFPGIPKEILMKLEKKELAWERYYDLSSQEIGELIRFPKMGRQLHKCIHQLPKLNLSAHVQPITRTVLGFELTITPDFQWDDKVHGYVEPFWVIVEDNDGENILHHEYFMVKKQYVDEDHTLNFTVPIYEPLPPQYFIRVVSDKWLGSQTILPVCFRHLILPEKYAPPTELLDLQPLPVTALRNARYEGLYSAFKHFNPIQTQVFTVLYNTDDSVLVAAPTGSGKTICAEFAILRNHQKAVSGESNMRVVYIAPIEALAKERYRDWEQKFGEFARVVELTGETAADLKLLDKGEIIISTPEKWDALSRRWKQRKQVQQVSLFIVDELHLIGSEKGHVLEVIVSRMRRIASHIGSNIRIVALSASLANAKDLGEWIGATSHGLFNFPPAVRPVPLEIHIQGVDIANFEARMQAMTKPTYTAITQHAKNGKPALVFVPTRKHARLTALDLCAYSSAEGGGTPFLLGSEDEMDAFIGGISDETLKYTLKCGVGYLHEGLSDLEQEVVTQLFLGGRIQVCVASSTVCWGRSLPAHLVVVMGTQYYDGRENAHTDYPITDLLQMMGHASRPLQDNSGKCVILCHAPRKEYYKKFLFEAFPVESHLHHFLHDHMNAEVVVGVIENKQDAVDYLTWTFMYRRLTKNPNYYNLQGVSHRHLSDHLSELVETVLNDLESSKCVAIEEDMYLKPLNLGLIASYYYISYTTIERFSSMLTQKTKMKGLLEILASASEYAELPSRPGEEDFIEKLVRHQRFSIEKPKYGDPHVKANALLQAHFSRHTILGNLAADQREILLSAHRLLQAMVDVISSNGWLTLALNAMELSQMVTQGMWDRDSVLLQLPHFTKELARRCQENEGRPIESIFDLAEMSIDEMRDLLQQSNPQLQDIIEFFKRFPNVDMAYEVREGDDIRAGDNVTVQVTLERDMTNLPSEVGPVHAPRYPKPKEEGWWLVIGDSSTNQLLAIKRVALQKRARVKLEFTAASEAGRKEYMIYLMSDSYLGCDQEYEFTVDVMDAGGD, encoded by the exons ATGGCGAacctgggcggcggcgccgaggcgcaCGCGCGCTTCAAGCAGTACGAGTACCGCGCCAACTCCAGCCTCGTCCTCACCACCGACTCGCGCCCCCGCGACACCCACGAGCCCACCGGCGAGCCCGAGACGCTCTGGGGCAGGATCGACCCCAGGAGCTTCGGCGACCGCGCCGTCCAGGCCAAGCCCCCCGAGCTCGAGGAGAAGCTCACCAAGTCCCGCAAgaagaaggccgccgccgctgaccccGACGACCTCCACCGCCACGACGCCAAGCGCAGGCGCCGCGCCGCAGCAGCCCAGCGTGAGGTCAGCGTCCTCTCGCTCACCGACGACGTCGTCTACAAGCCCCAGACCAAGGAGACGCGCGCCGCCTACGAGGCCCTGCTCAGCGTCATCCAGCAGCAGTTCGGCGGACAGCCGCTCGACGTGCTCGGCGGCGCTGCCGACGAGGTGCTCGCCGTCCTCAAGAATGACAAGATCAAGAGCCCTGACAAGAAGAAGGAGATCGAGAAGCTCCTCAACCCTATCTCCAACCAGATGTTCGACCAGATCGTCTCCATAGGGAAGCTCATCACGGATTTCCATGATGCCTCGGCTGGTGATTCAGCTGCTGCGCCATCTGGTGATGGCATGGACACAGCGCTGGATGATGACATCGGCGTTGCTGTTGAATTTGAAGAGAACGAAGATGACGAGGAGAGCGATTTCGATCAG GTGCAAGATGATttggatgaagatgaagatgatgactTGCCTGAGTCGAATGCCCCTGGTGCTATGCAAATGGGTGGCGAgttagatgatgatgatatgCAGAACTCCAACGAGGGGCTGACCATAAATGTACAAGACATTGATGCTTACTGGCTTCAGAGGAAGGTCTCGCAAGCATACGAAGATATTGATCCGCAGCACAGTCAGAAGCTTGCTGAGGAGATCTTGAAGATAATTGCTGAGGGTGATGACAGAGATGTCGAGAATCGGCTTGTCATGCTGTTGGACTATGAAAAGTTTGATCTCATTAAACTGCTACTACGCAACCGACTCAAGATTGTTTGGTGTACCCGTTTAGCAAGGGCTGAAGATCAGGAACAGcggaagaagattgaggaagaTATGATGGGTAACCCAACTTTAACTCCGATATTGGAGCAGCTACATGCAACGAGGGCATCTGCAAAGGAGAGGCAGAAGAATCTAGAGAAAAGTATCAGGGATGAGGCCAAGAGGCTTACTAAAAGCGAAAACACTGGCATTGATGGTGCGAGGGATCGTAGGGCAGTTGACCGGGATATGGAGAGTGGATGGTTGAAAGGCCAGAGGCAGCTGCTTGATCTTGACAGCCTGTCCTTCCACCAAGGTGGTCTCTTGATGGCCAACAAGAAATGTGAGCTTCCTCCAGGATCATTCAGAACCCCTCATAAGGGGTATGAGGAAGTCCATGTGCCGGCGCTAAAAGCTAAGCCATATGAAACTGGAGAGAAGATTGTCAAGATATCTGATATGCCAGAGTGGGCTCAACCAGCTTTTGCTAAGATGACACAGCTGAACAGGGTTCAGAGCAAGGTTTATGAGACTGCCCTTTTCAAACCAGATAATATTCTCCTCTGTGCTCCAACAGGTGCTGGGAAAACCAATGTGGCTGTGCTCACAATCCTTCAGCAGATTGGGTTGCATATGAAGGATGGAGTGTTTGACAATACCAAGTACAAAATTGTCTATGTGGCCCCAATGAAAGCTTTGGTTGCCGAAGTTGTTGGAAATTTGTCGGCTCGGCTGAGTGCGTATGGTATTACTGTAAGAGAGCTCAGTGGAGACCAGAACCTGACCAAACAGCAGATTGATGAAACACAGATAATTGTCACCACACCTGAGAAATGGGACATTGTCACAAGAAAATCAGGTGACAGAACCTATACTCAAATGGTAAAGCTTCTAATCATTGATGAGATCCATCTACTTCATGACAACAGAGGGCCTGTTCTGGAGAGCATTGTTTCTAGAACTGTCCGGCAGATTGAGACGACCAAAGAACATATCCGTCTAGTTGGTCTCTCAGCAACTCTTCCGAACTATGAAGATGTCGCGGTTTTCCTGCGTGTTCGCTCTGATGGCCTCTTCCATTTCGATAACAGCTACAGACCTTGCCCCCTTGCTCAGCAATACATAGGGATCACTGTGAGGAAGCCACTACAGAGGTTTCAGCTGATGAATGAGATTTGCTACGAGAAGGTTATGGCATCTGCTGGAAAGCATCAAGTGCTTATATTCGTGCACTCGAGGAAGGAGACAGCGAAAACTGCCCGTGCCATCAGAGATACTGCATTGGCTAATGACACGTTAAACCGCTTCTTGAAGGATGATAGTGCAAGCCAAGAGATTCTTGGGAGTCAGGCAGAACTAGTAAAAAGCAGTGACCTTAAAGACCTTTTGCCTTATGGGTTTGCTATTCATCATGCTGGGTTGGCAAGGGTAGACCGTGAGCTTGTAGAGGAGCTTTTTGCCGATAAGCATATACAGGTCCTTGTCTCAACAGCCACCCTTGCATGGGGTGTCAATTTGCCTGCACACACTGTTATAATAAAGGGTACCCAGATTTACAATCCTGAAAAGGGTGCGTGGACAGAGCTGAGTCCTCTAGATGTCATGCAGATGCTTGGCCGTGCTGGCAGGCCACAGTATGATACACATGGAGAGGGAATAATCCTAACTGGCCACAGTGAATTGCAATATTACCTGTCTCTAATGAATCAACAACTGCCTATTGAGAGTCAGTTCATATCCAGATTGGCTGATCAATTAAATGCAGAGATTGTTCTTGGGACTATTCAGAATGCTCGGGAGGCATGCTCATGGCTTGGCTACACCTACCTCTACATCCGGATGCTCCGGAATCCAACATTGTATGGTCTACCGGCAGATATCATGGAGACTGATAAAACACTAGATGAAAGGAGAGCTGACTTG GTGCACTCTGCTGCAAATCTGCTCGATAGGAACAATTTGATAAAGTATGACAGGAAAACAGGATACTTCCAGGTTACTGACCTAGGAAGGATTGCTAGTTATTACTATATTAGCCACGGGACTATTTCAACTTACAATGAGTACCTGAAGCCTACAATGGGTGATATTGAGCTATGTCGGCTCTTTTCACTCAGTGAAGAATTCAAGTATGTCAGTGTTAGACAAGATGAGAAAATGGAGCTGGCTAAGCTTTTGGATCGTGTGCCTATTCCTGTGAAAGAAAGCTTGGAGGAGCCCAGTGCAAAGATCAATGTTCTGCTGCAAGCATATATTTCTAGGCTGAAATTGGAGGGTCTTTCGCTTAGCTCCGATATGGTCTACATCAGACAG AGTGCTGGCCGTCTCTTACGAGCGTTGTTTGAGATAGTTCTGAAGAGAGGATGGGCCCAACTAGCAGAGAAGGCTTTGAATCTTTGTAAGATGATAGATAAGCAGATGTGGAATGTCCAAACTCCCCTGCGCCAATTCCCTGGTATTCCGAAGGAAATCCTAATGAAACTGGAGAAAAAAGAATTGGCTTGGGAGAGGTACTACGACCTATCATCTCAGGAAATTGGTGAACTAATTCGGTTCCCGAAGATGGGCAGGCAACTGCACAAGTGCATCCACCAGTTACCAAAGTTGAATCTTTCAGCCCATGTTCAGCCAATTACTCGTACGGTTTTGGGTTTTGAGTTGACTATAACTCCTGATTTCCAATGGGATGATAAGGTACATGGATATGTGGAGCCTTTCTGGGTTATTGTTGAGGACAACGATGGCGAGAACATTCTTCACCATGAGTACTTCATGGTTAAGAAACAATACGTAGATGAAGATCATACACTCAACTTCACAGTGCCAATATACGAGCCACTGCCCCCTCAATACTTTATTCGTGTTGTATCTGATAAGTGGCTTGGTTCTCAGACAATTCTTCCTGTCTGTTTTAGGCACTTAATTCTTCCAGAAAAATATGCTCCGCCAACTGAATTGCTTGATCTGCAGCCACTGCCTGTTACTGCATTGAGAAATGCACGATACGAAGGCCTTTATAGTGCCTTCAAACATTTCAACCCAATCCAGACTCAAGTGTTCACTGTTCTGTACAACACTGATGACAGTGTTTTGGTTGCTGCGCCAACAGGCAGTGGAAAGACCATCTGTGCAGAGTTTGCTATACTAAGAAACCATCAGAAGGCTGTATCTGGTGAGAGCAACATGCGAGTTGTGTATATTGCTCCTATTGAAGCCCTTGCAAAAGAAAGGTACAGGGATTGGGAGCAGAAATTTGGAGAATTTGCTCGGGTAGTTGAGCTAACAGGTGAAACTGCAGCTGACTTGAAGCTTCTGGATAAAGGGGAGATTATAATTAGTACTCCTGAGAAGTGGGATGCACTCTCTCGCCGGTGGAAACAGCGGAAACAAGTCCAACAGGTCAGCCTATTCATTGTTGATGAGCTTCATCTGATTGGATCTGAAAAGGGACATGTTCTGGAAGTCATCGTCTCTAGGATGAGGCGTATTGCAAGTCATATCGGCAGTAACATCCGGATTGTGGCTCTTTCAGCTTCACTTGCAAATGCTAAAGATCTCGGAGAATGGATTGGTGCTACCTCTCATGGCCTTTTCAACTTTCCTCCAGCTGTCCGGCCGGTGCCATTAGAAATACACATTCAGGGTGTGGATATAGCAAATTTTGAGGCAAGGATGCAGGCAATGACGAAGCCGACATACACTGCTATTACCCAACATGCAAAGAATGGTAAACCTGCCCTGGTGTTTGTGCCTACACGGAAGCATGCAAGGTTGACTGCATTGGACTTGTGTGCATACTCGAGTGCTGAGGGTGGCGGAACACCTTTCCTTCTTGGTTCAGAAGATGAGATGGATGCTTTCATTGGTGGTATCAGTGATGAAACACTTAAATATACTCTGAAATGTGGTGTAGGCTACTTGCATGAAGGTTTAAGTGATCTGGAACAGGAAGTTGTAACGCAGCTGTTTCTCGGTGGGAGGATCCAAGTGTGTGTTGCGAGTAGCACTGTGTGCTGGGGAAGATCATTGCCTGCCCATCTGGTGGTTGTGATGGGAACCCAGTATTATGATGGCCGGGAGAATGCTCATACTGATTATCCAATCACTGATCTACTCCAAATGATGGGTCATGCTAGCAGGCCTCTTCAAGATAACTCAGGGAAATGTGTTATATTGTGTCATGCGCCTCGCAAGGAATACTACAAGAAGTTCCTTTTTGAGGCCTTCCCTGTTGAGAGCCATCTTCACCACTTCTTGCATGATCATATGAACGCTGAGGTGGTGGTTGGTGTCATAGAAAACAAGCAAGATGCTGTGGATTACCTTACTTGGACCTTCATGTACAGGCGGCTGACCAAGAACCCTAACTACTACAATCTGCAGGGCGTGAGCCACAGGCATTTGTCGGACCATTTATCTGAGTTGGTTGAGACTGTATTGAATGACCTAGAATCAAGCAAGTGTGTGGCTATAGAGGAGGATATGTACCTGAAGCCCCTCAACCTTGGTCTGATTGCTTCGTACTACTACATTAGCTACACAACTATTGAGAGGTTCAGTTCAATGCTAACTCAAAAGACTAAGATGAAAGGGCTCCTGGAGATTCTAGCCTCTGCTTCAGAATATGCTGAGCTTCCCAGTCGCCCTGGTGAGGAGGATTTCATTGAGAAGCTTGTTCGCCACCAGAGATTTTCCATCGAGAAGCCCAAGTATGGTGATCCACATGTCAAGGCTAACGCACTGCTGCAAGCTCATTTTTCAAGGCACACTATCTTAGGGAACCTGGCAGCCGACCAGCGGGAGATACTCCTTTCTGCTCATAGATTGCTCCAGGCAATGGTTGATGTTATCTCCAGCAATGGATGGCTTACGCTTGCTCTTAATGCAATGGAGCTGAGTCAAATGGTGACACAAGGCATGTGGGATCGTGATTCTGTTCTTTTACAACTTCCACATTTCACCAAGGAGTTGGCACGGAGATGTCAGGAGAATGAAGGGAGGCCCATTGAGAGCATCTTTGATCTGGCTGAGATGAGCATCGATGAGATGCGGGATCTGTTGCAGCAATCAAACCCTCAGCTGCAGGATATCATTGAATTCTTCAAGCGTTTCCCCAATGTCGATATGGCTTACGAAGTTCGCGAGGGTGATGATATCAGGGCTGGTGACAATGTAACTGTACAGGTGACCCTGGAGCGTGACATGACGAACTTGCCTTCTGAGGTGGGGCCAGTTCATGCCCCCAGGTACCCAAAGCCCAAGGAAGAAGGCTGGTGGCTGGTAATTGGTGATAGCTCTACCAATCAGTTGCTTGCAATCAAGAGGGTTGCACTTCAGAAGAGGGCTCGAGTGAAGCTTGAGTTCACCGCTGCTTCAGAAGCTGGGAGAAAGGAGTACATGATCTACCTGATGTCCGATTCTTATCTGGGCTGCGATCAGGAGTACGAGTTCACCGTCGATGTCATGGATGCTGGAGGGGATTGA